A stretch of DNA from Plasmodium berghei ANKA genome assembly, chromosome: 11:
CCACTCTAAGATAACAATGCGAAAGTAAGAACCAAATTCAATACACAACACCACAAATTTGCATATAAAGGTgcagaaaataaaaaaaaaactcaAACAATAAGATACTATTTATAAGGCATCCAAATTAgtcataatatttatcatagTAAAAATTTTACTGTATTGAACACCATTTTTTCTAAGGACGAATTTAAAAGgttgtaaataaaaaatatatattttttttattttgacaaataagaaaatcggatataaatatattttccaaaCATTGATACAGAAAAACgatattaaaatttgagTACAATTTAAcctttatttttctattagattttttgtaatatttatCCGATTCGCgatcttcttttttaaaaatatctaaaaaaaaaaaaaatactctattcaaaaaattaaaaaaaaataaaaacattaaaatataaaaaaaaaaataatatgagcACATGCTGATTATACACTACACCCACACactatataaaataaattaaaattttttataattaatatgtctctttaaatattataattaaaactattttaaaaacagTTTAGCATACTTTCAAAAAAACCCttcttatatttgttaTCAGAAATGCATTTATGGGTAAAATCATATCGATGAGGCAAACAAAAAGTCTTTTTACATTGCTTACAAAAATAGCTATTAATGTCATTCAAAACCtgaattaatataatttttattaataaaaaaaagaaataatttaactttctatgcttatatatatatatatatatatgtatatacattttcaGTTATATTAAAGCTttccaaaataaaaaaatatgttcatatatattgtcATCGGGAATAAGGATATAACTCTATTTTATATTCCCTTTTATGAAATGAAAgtactttttatttgacACATTGACTTGTACAATTTATAATtgtctattttattttttaccgttttacatttttctttatcacatatttttggtttatttgttttttttatataagtGCACTTATGAATTAAATGCCATTTTATATCTTCTTCttcctatatatatacaaaaaaaaaataataaatgtattCAAATAAGTAGCGATTTCccaaatgaataaataaaatagtttCTATATGCATATAGTTGATTCCTATAAACaactataatatttattcattttgttattttctattttattattttgttcacaCTTACATCAGGAATTACTGCATTGCAGTATTCACATAAAATAACTTTTTTCAAATCAGAGTGTTTTAATTTAGAGCATACATGGTCTTGTGCTTTTTTATGTAACTCGCAaaactaaataaaaatatatacacatcAGACATTATATTATAGAAAATCAGACGGAAGCAATTCAATGGTactattcatatatatttaaaaaaatattagtaTCATTTTGTAGCATACACACGTTGATATATTCcacaaaatttattttataagcaattttttatatacatatgtgctattattttataccATTAATTCACAATATTCACATTTGTGTGGAAGAAAATCATGATATCTACACCCTTCGAATTGGCATTTTTGAATGAAATTGGAAAAATGAGccatattaattttttttatatatattatttagtCATATTGtcctcatttttttttatttataaatatttaaatatgtcGGGTTTTTCcattatatgttttatattctatgttcataatttttttttattttatatttacagttaatattttttttattccttatgtttttttttattttttggccatattatttttttttatttttttatccaatttaattattatagcaaattaaaactaaaaaaatgaagaaaaaaaaatataatggatgttatttttttatagcaCGTATTTTACCTAATATATAAAGCAAcataatacatattatattgtaGTTTACCTTTATATTGggaaattgaaaaataataaatccTGAACGGATCATAAAGATAAACCAgctatattataataaacacAGACTGCATAAAACCGTTCTCTAATCTATGAAATGATATTTTCCTTCGcatatctatatttatttatattttatttttagtttttatattaaacataaatttatttgtttatattttgttaattgATTGTTTACTCTTTCTGTATTTAAATCTCTTTAGAGCAATAAAGGATATATTTTCACATTATACACCAATGCACCGAATATACCTATttacacatttttaataatagccgttttaaaaataaaggtaattctaaaattaaaacatttaccgagttaaagaaaaaaataagaaaatgcataatatataaataaaaggcGAACAAATTTAGAcatcaaaaatatagtaaatttttcaaatatgaaaaattatatttcgcacaattttttattttcctatTACACACCATTATAAATTTGTGTATATGCAcaattcataaaatttccacgtttttgattattttcGTTGTTTCGTTGTTTCgttgtttttaaattatttatttcccgttttatttttgcatttttatttttaacaaatttgtTTAGCTATTTGAAGTTtcaaacaaattaaaacaaaataatttatgttaATTCAAAgtatataacaaaataactGTCTGTATACATTTTATTGCATTTtctacaaatataaatgtatattgtACACTATTTGAGTATACTACACATGGTCATAaagaaaacataaatactagcgttttattaaatatgcactgttaattttttttcgttacacaaaaaatataaaatattaatacaacaataaaaaaaaattttaattcattttcatcCTTTGAactaatttttaaattaattacaCTTGAAACATACAATAtacaaacatatatatgtatatattatagaGGCTTTAAAATTGATGCCTCcactaaatatatttttttcccccaattttttttatatctgaCATTCTTcctatatgtatatatttttttttttttttttcagtcTTTTTCTGGtttccctttttttatcatttttccTTCCTTTGTCTACTTcgatatttttgttttgctCGATCTTCTTTAGCttttacattttaaaaGCATTTGAAACGAAGATCGAGGAAAAGAATTTAAAAAGTCAAGActtattatgttttttacgccttttttaattttgagCTTATTTAGTTTAATAAAtagttataatataaataaattgagTAAAAACTTATTCCCTTATGTAAAAGTATTACACCAAAATGTGAGAAATgtaaaagaagaaaaaaataatatttatattccaAAAGACAAACAAAAAGaccaaataaattttaacatTGAAAATTTTCCTGTTAAAAATGACGCCataaataatcaaaatttgtatttttttaaaaataatgaaaccTTTTCTACCTTGCATGTTCAGAAATTATTGGTagaagaattaaataaaaatcatataCAAGTCCCTTCAATTATACAGTcagatttattaaaatattataatcaaaattctgaaaatttaaaaaatattattatagcTGCAGAAAATGGTATAGGAAAAactttatcatatataatttttattttaaat
This window harbors:
- a CDS encoding AN1-type zinc finger protein, putative; its protein translation is MAHFSNFIQKCQFEGCRYHDFLPHKCEYCELMFCELHKKAQDHVCSKLKHSDLKKVILCEYCNAVIPDEEEDIKWHLIHKCTYIKKTNKPKICDKEKCKTVLNDINSYFCKQCKKTFCLPHRYDFTHKCISDNKYKKGFFENIFKKEDRESDKYYKKSNRKIKKKWCSIQ